The genomic region AAATAAAATATGAACTCGCTAACTCTGAATCATTAAAATTAATTTATGGTGTTACATATAATAATAACTATAATGAATATTATTGTGATGTATATATTAAAAATATTGGTAAAAATGAATTAAACCAATTCAATAATTTAGAAGTTGATTTTATTTTAGAACAAGTTTCTAATTGAAAAAAAATTCAAATTAAGTGGGAATTAATTATTAATACAAGCGGCGGAAAAAAATATAATTATAAATTTGGAGCATTTAAATATACAAGTATTTATGATCAAACAAAGAAAATTAAAAATAATAGTGATTTACCAGCAAAAGGCGAAATAATTATAAATGGTGCATCAATAAATCCACACATAAAACTTCTTAAAGATAATAAAGAAATTAGCGAATGTAAAATTTATGAAACAATCAAGGAAAATGAAGCAATTATTATTAATACAACTATCGAAAATCAAAAAATTATAAAAATTATTAAAGATAAAAACAACAAAATTAAACAAGAAATTAATATTTACGAAAAACAAGACTTTAATTTAAATACATTTTTTACAATACCAATAGGAGAATATAAAATTAAATACTTTAATGATTTACCAACATCAAAATTAGCAGGGAGTTTAGAAATAAAATACTATGAAGAATATTTATCAGTCTAATTATTTTAATATTAATATTTTTTCACAAATTGATTTACATTTTAAAGACAATAGTATTGTTGAAAAATATAATATTTATGAAGATATTTATGTTTTACAAGTTTCAAAATTTATATTAAGTAAAAATAATATAAACGCCGTTATTGGTGATTATGTTTATATAACTAATAATGTTAATCAAAAAATATATTTAGGAACAATAACAAATATCGAAAATATTGAAGAAAACAAATCTTGCATAATTAATTGTAAACCAATAATTGAAATATTTGATTTTAAAATATTAGTTAAAAATAGTATAAATGAACTTGCTTGAAATTATTTATATACAATTTCTGATCACTATTTTAATCGAGACAGTTTTTTAAAGGAATTTTTAAAAAATAACTTAATATGAACTAATAAATCAGATAATAGCAAATATACATTTATACAAGGTAATCAATCAGAATTAAGTTTTTTTGATTTTTATAAAATTATTTATGATCAAACAAGAAATTATTTATCTTTTGAATTAGACATCAAAAATAAAAAAATTAATATAACTTATAATTCGCCAAATAACGAAAAATATTATTTAAAAGATAACATTAATGATATTTATAATTTAAAAATAGATGATTTTTACAAACAAGCAATTAATAAATTAGATATTTATGATGAAAATAATAACTTTAAAGAAAATTGATATTTACTTAAAAATAATGAAATTATTAATAATAAAGCATTAGATAATATTTTAAATATCTGAAATAATAAAATTTCTGCAGAAACAATAAAAATTACAGTTGAAAGTAAAAAAATAACATTAGATTTAATTAAAAATATTCCTATCGGTACAAAAACATTCGGAAGAGATAGAACTACATATTTGCAATTAATTGAAAATAATATATGATATTTATATAAAAATAATATTGAAGATGAAAAATCATATTCAAATATTGCAGTTGTTAATTTTCTAAAACAATCTAATAAAATAATTTTTGCTTTTCCAAATAATGAAAATAATTTAAATGAAATAGCAAAATATAATATTTTTAATTGAAATGAATTTTTAGAATTAGAAAAATTTACAACAGAATCGCAAATAGAATTAGAAAATTTAGCAGATGTTAAAAAATATATTGAAAATATTAAAAATAAAAAAGATATTAAAAATAGAATTTTACCCATTATAAATAAAACTGCTAAATTAGATAAAAAAATTAATATATTTGATTATGCTAAACAAGAACTACAACAAAGCAAATATTCACATGCAATAGAATTTGATATTAATAAAAATACAAATATTTTAGATTTAAACAAAATAAAATTAGGCAATAAATTTATTCTATATTTTAATAACAAAGAATATGAAACAATATTATCCGCAATTCAATATGAAAATAACAAAAATACCATTCATTTAGTATTTGGAAAAGCAAGAATTAATTTTATTGATATGTTAAAAACAAAAATATTGGTCGTATGTAAAAAATAAGGGTTTTTGTTTTTAAATGTTATTTGGTTCAATAAAATAAAGACATTTTTTACCTGTTTTTATAAAACCCTTCTTTTTCCATGCGACCATAAATTATAAATCTCATAATGAATATATTAATGATGTTAAAAAATGAAATAAATGATATTCAAACCAAAAAGAAAAATATATAATAAATGAAAGTTTGTAAACCTTTTTATTAATACTTACTAAACAGGGTGCAGTCTAGTGAGTCTAAGTTTGGGCTTTTTTATTTGTTCCAGCACTATAACCAATTATTTCACGATTAAGCAAGTCAATTAATAAACAAATATAATATCATTTAGCACCAAATTGAACATATGTTAAATCACTAA from Spiroplasma endosymbiont of Polydrusus cervinus harbors:
- a CDS encoding phage distal tail protein domain-containing protein; the encoded protein is MIVRTFKIKTSNNEIIDLQNTSDILTASFNNISIGFNNSFLNVKNNFILESNKKILNELSLKLLFINPNAYQKYRDFIEKIKYELANSESLKLIYGVTYNNNYNEYYCDVYIKNIGKNELNQFNNLEVDFILEQVSNWKKIQIKWELIINTSGGKKYNYKFGAFKYTSIYDQTKKIKNNSDLPAKGEIIINGASINPHIKLLKDNKEISECKIYETIKENEAIIINTTIENQKIIKIIKDKNNKIKQEINIYEKQDFNLNTFFTIPIGEYKIKYFNDLPTSKLAGSLEIKYYEEYLSV